From one Pieris brassicae chromosome 5, ilPieBrab1.1, whole genome shotgun sequence genomic stretch:
- the LOC123710192 gene encoding uncharacterized protein LOC123710192 → MGLFDLVMVLILLFSLLIEITLSELPNLESMDEVPLSKSLGFSGKRLGRTLDDVHLGKEFNDLYQEMMKASQEVEKHDVDEYSDLTRLKGLADRRRSIMASPAGKRRARSQAIRREKLNSQSLRSHLEHSRQNNNLDSV, encoded by the exons ATGGGTCTTTTTGATTTAGTGAtggttttgattttattattttctctaCTGATAGAG ATAACATTATCAGAACTACCCAACTTAGAATCGATGGACGAAGTACCATTATCCAAGTCGTTAGGATTTTCTGGTAAGCGCCTCGGTCGGACATTGGACGATGTCCATTTGGGTAAAGAATTCAACGACCTGTATCAAGAAATGATGAAGGCCAGTCAAGAAGTCGAAAAGCACGATGTCGATGAATATTCTGACTTAACTAGACTGAAAG GATTAGCTGATCGAAGACGCTCCATAATGGCATCACCAGCGGGTAAAAGGCGTGCCCGATCTCAAGCTATACGACGAGAAAAACTCAATAGTCAGAGCCTACGGAGTCACTTGGAACATTCTAGACAAAATAACAACCTAGACAGTGTATGA